The Arachis ipaensis cultivar K30076 chromosome B05, Araip1.1, whole genome shotgun sequence nucleotide sequence ATTCCTATGTGTCAGAAAAAAGTAAAAGAGGAACTCACGATTGTAGGTGCTCTAAGAGAATGATCCTGGTCAAACTTCGAGTTACTATgttatctttaaaattctaatAAAGTTGTTTAATATtcgttggtttttagtttataaGTAAATAAGTAAACAAGAATTCAACGTTGAAAAGACATTTGAAGCactgaaattaataaaattattctaGTAAAATAGAACGAGTATTATAGTGCCAATCAATTTGTTTTTACTTTCTATTAATATATACAGTATAGAACTATAGATTAATtccatttattttatatataataatcagGATATAAGAGTCAAACAAGCTTGAATTTCATACAACAGTAGTTATCATAATAaactgaaaaattttaaaataaatatgtaaaaactaaaaagtaagTCAACCAAATATAATAATTTGTCTATACAAAAGAGCCAACAAAAATGATTAGTGTGCTATTAAGGTTTTGCTAACTTTACAAGCAAGAGTGCAGGACTAATGGGTACGAATAGTTAGGTTCATTAATTATAGCTATGAGAACATTAAAGTTATGATTAAGATTTAAGATGAGGTTTAATATTTGATTAGGCATGTGGGCTGGCTTGTCAGTGTCTCTCAGAGCTGGTACCTAACAAATTCATCATTCACATGCCTACTAACTTAACTTGGGGCCTCACTCACCACCTTATCCagctcaatttcattttcatttccattatGTTTCTGTCTCTAATTTTGCTTAGTTGTTTGTTATTATAACATATCCTTTTTGTACTTGTTTTTCATTTTGGTGAAAAAACATGATATACACCTTCTGCAATTTGTTCCTTTCTCTTTTTTATGGTGAAAGAAAccttgaaaattaaaaattggaaAGTGGTACCACCAATCTTTCATTTTCATACTGTCTATGTCTATGGGCTGGCAATTTTATATTCCAACTCTGGAAAACCCCTGATACACACACTCTCTCTTTCAATTAATTTGTCTTTTGCCATATTATTAATCACAAATAATAACACTCTCTCTTATCTGAAATAAGGATTGTTCAATTATAATAATGCAGATGTATTAAAGAAATAATCAAAAtcatatttattatactttgaacCATGCTTAATCAACCTTCTGGTTGAAATAAGTTATCTCATGATCTTTCATTAAATAGCAGCATTGAATTCATATATACTCAGGGTTGGTCAAACAGACAAGCTGAGATTTTCCAAACTGTTTTAGATAACTGCACTGGATTCCCTACCATGTGCTAGTATCTGGTGGGGGCGCACTCTCAATATCTCATAGGACTATAATTTTATTCTCCTAGCACGTTTGACATTTTCGTTATAATGTTTTGTTATTACTCCTTACATTATTTGATTTAGTTAACTAACATATGAATATGATTATTTAGTATAAGCTTCTTGCCAACAAGGGTAGTGATATTGAAAAATCTAAGAACCAATAATTCTTAATTTATATTGAATAATATTTTTAGTCAACAATCCAAAATTTTTAGTTTAGCCATCGAGTATCATTTTCTTAAGgtggaaattcaggtgcagtcgacttcacgtgaagttaataccTGAAAGTCGTTAGATAATTTCACTTCAATAGACCTCACATgagttttcactttttttttaaataacatttTTAAATATTACTAGTTAGttattaatcaaaataataaattatgctgATGCTTTAGCATAATTTCAGGTCAACTCCCTCAGATTTCACGAAGCAGCGAAGCAGATGGGAGAGAACCTTCTCAAGTGTGAGGGAGCGGCAAGGGAGGGAGAGAAAGGGTTGGATGATAATGATCCACGACCTCTCCGGCTCTCCGGTGGCGGCGGCCTCCATGATCACCCCATTCGTCCCATCCCCCGGTTCGGATAGAGTGTCGAGATCAAACCCAGGTGCATGGCTCATTCTCCGCCCCAGCCATAACGGGGCGACCCCAATAAGCAGCTGGAAGCCATGGGGCCGCCTCGAGGCGTGGCGAGAACGAGGCCCTGTAGACGGCTTAGGCTACAAATTCGAGCTGGTGACAGAAAGCAACGGGATCCCCATTGCTGAGTCTACAATGAGCACAAAAAAAGGAGGCGAattttgcattgactatagagtGATGAAGGATAACGGGGTGTTGTATGTTCCACATTATGGAAAAGGGTTTGTGATGGGGTCAAGTGTGGAAGGTGAAGGTAAAGTTAGCAAGCCCGTTGTGCAAATTGGTGCACAGCACGTGACTTGCATGGCTGATGCCGCTTTGTTCATTGCACTCTCTGCTGCCATTGATCTTAGCATGGATGCATGCAAGCTCTTCTCACATAAACTCAGGAAGGAGCTTTGTCATGAACAACATAATCTCTCCCTCTCATAGCTTCATCAACCATTATACTACATTATCGTTTCTTCTATGCAATTTTCATCTCATAATTACATATGTTTCTTATACATATATATGCTGCAGTGATAGCCATTTTGTTCCTACTTGCTattattcatattaaaaaaaaaattagacacGGCCTTTTTTTTCTGTTAACATTCAGCTAActttgtttttgtttcttttgctaAAAGAATTTTAAATCTTTTGTTAGCTGTTTGTTGATTGAACAAAAAAGGTTAATGTTCTAATTTCAAGTATTTATAGTGGAGAACTTTGGTTTGAGCAgttaaatacaaaaaatattatgtatGTGTATATTAaaaacttattatatatatattttgtgagTTAGTTTTAAGGGTTGGGTCTTTTTTCTAGCTATTTCACTTTTCTCTCTGATCCAGATATAGATTAGAGAGTGTAATTTTAACAGTATTCTTTTTAACTTTGCTTCGATTGTGTAAATTTGAACGGAGGATATGATCTATATGGGAAGCGCACAAGCAAATTAATGTCTATTTTATGTATATTTATTTTACGAATTCTATATAACTAAAGAAAAAAGTTTGGTAACCAAAATTTTTCAACCCTAATCAGCCAAAACTTTTCAtattttacttcatttatatcacttaataacatttttattttttacttcacTCTCTTATCATTATACTTATCACCGTTCATTCTACTTTGCtaattaatgatattaattagaaaattataTCCCTTTTTATTAGGCACTATtgtaatcaatacttaatattcttttttataatttgatttttatatataaaaatacaataaaaattaataataattatatttaagaacggtaattataatattaattatattaaataattgcaATTAATTCTTTGTTGGTTATGATATTTATCATCAAttatttaaactatattttattatgtagttcaaattattttacatatatactaataaattattattcaaaatattttaatattttatttttgaagacaTTATACATTTAAATCAAcgtataattttttaaatcaccgtctttgataatttaaaaatttatttcatgTTTTTCAAAGTGAAAATGATTTATTTTAATTCACGTATATTTTTAAACTTTACTATAATTAACATTAAATTTGGAATTAACTTTTAGTATAATTAAATAAggaaatataattaataataaaaagaaattaattgCATCAATTAAATTAGGAGAGTGATTCACACTCTCTTATAAACGTTAATACTATTAGTCATATACCTTTATTTATTATCTATAATATTTTGGTTACGTAGCATTGTCCATAACTAAATCATTTGATAATTAAATTGGTTTAATAGTGTAAACATGGATAGTAAAATATTTTAgttgaagagaaaaaaaagagtaaaaacataaaagcaaaataaaattagttagacttaattacaaaaataacttgttcatttaatattttttttatcttattaatCTCTGCATATATATTATACTGTATTTTTTTGTTCTGAAAACGTTGAATACTTATCATTAGCCAATGATATTTGTATTCGTTTCAATTTTAATActatattattcttcttctttctcgtgATAATAACGACATCTTTTATTCATTTTAGGGTTATTGTTAATACTTTGATATTTCTGAAAATAATTTGTATCTAAATATTTCGAATTGTAATACAATTTAAAAATAAAGAGNNNNNNNNNNNNNNNNNNNNNNNNNNNNNNNNNNNNNNNNNNNNNNNNNNNNNNNNNNNNNNNNNNNNNNNNNNNNNNNNNNNNNNNNNNNNNNNNNNNNNNNNNNNNNNNNNNNNNNNNNNNNNNNNNNNNNNNNNNNNNNNNNNNNNNNNNNNNNNNNNNNNNNNNNNNNNNNNNNNNNNNNNNNNNNNNNNNNNNNNNNNNNNNNNNNNNNNNNNNNNNNNNNNNNNNNNNNNNNNNNNNNNNNNNNNNNNNNNNNNNNNNNNNNNNNNNNNNNNNNNNNNNNNNNNNNNNNNNNNNNNNNNNNNNNNNNNNNNNNNNNTTTCATAATTAGGAAtttctcaaaaataaaatttacacaAAAAGTCATCTATTAATTCCACAAAAAACTATGGGTCGTTTTGATAGGAAAGTCTAAAATGTTTCTTTTACCAAAGTCAATAATATAAATTTACTTGTCTACCAACCTTAAGTTTTTGGATGAATATGCTTAATTACGGACATCTTAACTTATTACATGCTCCACCCAGCTAACATAGTAATAAtggaacagataaataaatagtGTACATTATTTCAAAATAAGGAACTTGAATAGAGGTCAATGAACTATAATTTAAATGGGGAGAATGCTACGGTGAGGAACATTACTTTTTTTTACACATGAGAAATTTTGTTGGCTTCATTGTTAAACTGCCATGTGTTCAACTGAAGAGACAGTTCTTACAGGCCTTAATGCAGAAATTATGAGACTTTCAATATGTGTCAGTAATTTAAAAGTGTATTAAAGTATGTAATTAATGTCTAATGCTTgagttattatttaaaaattgtgGGCTTATTTCTGGACATTAGATTAGGGTTTGATTTTGGATTAAGTTATGTTTTGTGTATTATTTATCTTAGTTTACTTCTCAAAAGATATTTAGTGGAGTTGATCATTTGACAATAAcgacaaaattaaatttatacataataaacatatttatatataatttgaaaattttatagaAGATTAATTTTTTctcattaaatatatatttttaaaatcttttcagcTTAAATTTATAATCtttaagaaaaaatttaaatatttgataatttaactaattttacattgattatttatttttacttacaTTATTAATActcattattgttattattatatgtcatttttaatatataaaaattatctttttgtcGAAATACAATAGATgacaataaatatattaaaatttgttagtaaaaaaatttttttttc carries:
- the LOC107642143 gene encoding uncharacterized protein LOC107642143, with product MDPCPYVRLTVDSLALKLPSFTRRSPLSGGVHPSTTPCFCKIRINNFPSHTALLPLLTSDDSSLSNSSAAFHLDSAAIRRFSAKPLTLRLSVYAGSIAATSCCGFSAGARLLGRLRITVPLSSPSRSATYHSGWLSLGKKNKKRKKEKKESSSEGGEAGLEEECSPRVHMVVRSEPDPRFVFQFGGEPECSPVVFLVQENNIRQPVFSCKFSADRNSRTRSTPSDFTKQRSRWERTFSSVRERQGRERKGWMIMIHDLSGSPVAAASMITPFVPSPGSDRVSRSNPGAWLILRPSHNGATPISSWKPWGRLEAWRERGPVDGLGYKFELVTESNGIPIAESTMSTKKGGEFCIDYRVMKDNGVLYVPHYGKGFVMGSSVEGEGKVSKPVVQIGAQHVTCMADAALFIALSAAIDLSMDACKLFSHKLRKELCHEQHNLSLS